In a genomic window of Piliocolobus tephrosceles isolate RC106 chromosome 1, ASM277652v3, whole genome shotgun sequence:
- the EXOC8 gene encoding exocyst complex component 8: MAMAMSDSGASRLRRQLESGGFEARLYVKQLSQQSDGDRDLQEHRQRIQALAEETAQNLKRNVYQNYRQFIETAREISYLESEMYQLSHLLTEQKSSLESIPLTLLPAAAAAGAAAASGGEEGVGGAGGRDHLRGQAGFFSTPGGASRDASGPGEEGKQRTLTTLLEKVEGCRHLLETPGQYLVYNGDLVEYDADHMAQLQRVHGFLMNDCLLVATWLPQRRGMYRYNALYSLDGLAVVNVKDNPPMKDMFKLLMFPESRIFQAENAKIKREWLEVLEETKRALSEKRRREQEEAAAPRGPPQVTSKATNPFEDDEEEEPAVPEVEEENVDLSMEWIQELPEDLDVCIAQRDFEGAVDLLDKLNHYLEDKPSPPPVKELRAKVEERVRQLTEVLVFELSPDRSLRGGPKATRRAVSQLIRLGQCTKACELFLRNRAAAVHTAIRQLRIEGATLLYIHKLCHVFFTSLLETAREFEIDFAGTDSGCYSAFVVWARSAMGMFVDAFSKQVFDSKESLSTAAECVKVAKEHCQQLGDIGLDLTFIIHALLVKDIQGALHSYKEIIIEATKHRNSEEMWRRMNLMTPEALGKLKEEMKSCGVSNFEQYTGDDCWVNLSYTVVAFTKQTMGFLEEALKLYFPELHMVLLESLVEIILVAVQHVDYSLRCEQDPEKKAFIRQNASFLYETVLPVVEKRFEEGVGKPAKQLQDLRNASRLIRVNPESTTSVV, from the coding sequence ATGGCGATGGCGATGTCGGACAGTGGGGCGAGCCGCCTGCGTCGGCAGCTGGAGTCAGGGGGTTTTGAGGCGCGGCTGTACGTGAAGCAGCTCTCGCAGCAGTCGGATGGGGACCGGGACCTCCAGGAGCACCGGCAGCGCATCCAGGCGCTGGCGGAGGAGACGGCGCAGAACCTGAAGCGCAACGTCTACCAGAACTACCGGCAGTTCATAGAGACGGCCCGCGAGATCTCCTACCTGGAGAGCGAGATgtaccagctcagccacctgCTGACGGAGCAGAAGAGCAGCCTGGAGAGCATCCCGCTTACGTTGCTGCCTGCCGCAGCTGCCGCCGGAGCCGCTGCCGCCtctggtggggaggagggagtcGGTGGGGCGGGGGGCCGAGACCACCTCCGAGGCCAGGCCGGTTTTTTCTCCACCCCCGGGGGCGCCTCCCGCGACGCCTCCGGTCCAGGCGAGGAAGGAAAGCAGCGCACTCTCACTACCCTGCTTGAGAAGGTGGAAGGCTGCAGGCATTTGCTGGAGACGCCGGGACAGTACCTGGTGTACAACGGGGACCTAGTGGAATACGATGCCGACCACATGGCCCAACTGCAGCGGGTGCACGGCTTTCTCATGAACGATTGTTTGTTGGTGGCTACCTGGCTGCCGCAGCGGCGGGGAATGTATCGCTACAACGCTCTCTATTCCCTAGATGGTTTGGCCGTAGTCAATGTCAAGGACAACCCGCCCATGAAGGACATGTTCAAGCTGCTTATGTTCCCCGAGAGCCGTATTTTCCAGGCCGAAAATGCTAAAATCAAACGAGAGTGGCTGGAAGTGCTGGAGGAGACCAAGAGAGCCCTCAGTGAGAAAAGGCGAAGGGAGCAGGAAGAGGCAGCGGCCCCTCGAGGGCCACCCCAAGTGACTTCCAAGGCCACTAACCCATTTGAGGATGACGAAGAAGAAGAACCAGCTGTTCCTGAGGTAGAGGAAGAGAACGTGGACCTCTCCATGGAATGGATCCAGGAGTTGCCTGAAGACCTGGATGTCTGCATTGCGCAGAGGGACTTTGAAGGGGCTGTTGACCTGCTGGATAAATTGAACCACTACCTGGAAGATAAGCCTAGCCCACCTCCTGTAAAAGAACTAAGGGCCAAAGTGGAGGAGCGAGTTCGACAGCTCACTGAGGTGCTGGTTTTCGAACTCTCCCCAGATCGTTCCCTGAGAGGTGGTCCCAAGGCTACTCGCAGAGCAGTTTCGCAACTGATTCGCCTGGGCCAGTGCACGAAGGCCTGTGAGctatttttgagaaacagggcAGCCGCTGTTCATACAGCAATTCGTCAGCTTCGCATTGAAGGCGCCACTTTACTCTATATTCATAAGCTGTGCCATGTCTTCTTTACCAGCCTTCTTGAGACTGCAAGAGAATTTGAGATCGATTTTGCAGGCACTGACAGCGGCTGCTACTCCGCCTTTGTGGTCTGGGCAAGATCAGCCATGGGCATGTTCGTGGATGCTTTCAGCAAGCAGGTGTTTGATAGTAAGGAGAGCCTCTCGACAGCAGCTGAGTGTGTAAAAGTGGCTAAGGAGCATTGCCAGCAACTGGGTGATATCGGACTGGACCTCACCTTCATCATCCATGCCCTTCTGGTGAAAGACATCCAAGGGGCCTTGCACAGTTACAAAGAAATCATCATCGAAGCCACTAAACATCGCAACTCTGAAGAGATGTGGAGAAGGATGAACTTGATGACGCCAGAAGCCCTGGGTAAGCTCAAAGAAGAGATGAAAAGTTGTGGGGTAAGTAACTTTGAGCAGTACACAGGGGATGACTGCTGGGTGAACCTAAGTTACACAGTGGTTGCTTTCACCAAACAGACCATGGGCTTCTTGGAAGAGGCTCTGAAGCTGTATTTCCCAGAGCTGCACATGGTACTTTTGGAGAGCCTGGTGGAAATCATTTTGGTTGCTGTTCAGCATGTGGATTATAGTCTTCGATGTGAGCAGGATCCAGAGAAGAAAGCTTTTATCAGACAGAATGCATCCTTTTTATATGAAACAGTCCTCCCTGTGGTGGAGAAAAGGTTTGAAGAAGGTGTGGGGAAACCTGCCAAGCAACTCCAAGATCTGAGAAATGCATCTAGACTTATTCGTGTGAATCCTGAAAGTACAACATCAGTGGTCTAA